One window from the genome of Cryptosporangium phraense encodes:
- a CDS encoding TetR/AcrR family transcriptional regulator yields MPRSGAEARARLREAALQLYAERGYEATTTAEIAARAGVTERTYFRHFADKREVLFDGESELRSVLVGAIESAPDLASLSLVLRAYEAAVPLFVAGRPIAERRAAIIATAPALQERAYAKGAALTEAIVGALVARGVAEPTARLAARTGAAVFERGSRAWNGQTAEDLTARIAQAAAELRTLTT; encoded by the coding sequence ATGCCGAGGAGTGGCGCCGAAGCGCGCGCGAGACTGCGCGAGGCCGCCCTGCAGCTGTACGCCGAGCGCGGCTACGAGGCCACGACCACCGCGGAGATCGCCGCCCGGGCCGGCGTGACCGAGCGGACGTACTTCCGGCACTTCGCCGACAAGCGCGAGGTCCTCTTCGACGGCGAGTCCGAGTTGCGGTCCGTCCTGGTGGGAGCGATCGAGTCGGCACCGGATCTGGCGTCGTTGTCGCTGGTCCTGCGGGCCTACGAGGCCGCGGTGCCGCTGTTCGTCGCCGGCCGTCCGATCGCCGAGCGGCGGGCCGCGATCATCGCGACGGCTCCGGCGCTGCAGGAGCGGGCCTACGCGAAGGGGGCCGCGCTGACCGAGGCGATCGTCGGGGCGCTGGTGGCGCGAGGCGTGGCGGAGCCGACGGCCCGGCTGGCCGCGCGCACGGGGGCGGCGGTGTTCGAGCGCGGGAGCCGGGCCTGGAACGGACAGACGGCCGAGGACCTCACGGCCCGAATCGCCCAGGCCGCAGCCGAGCTGCGGACCTTGACCACGTGA
- a CDS encoding NADP-dependent oxidoreductase has protein sequence MAARQSRVLRFHELGEPTDVLRLEQVEIPDPSPDHVRVRVLATGLNPADWELCRGFMPGPLPRGIGYDVAGVDDTTGERLFGTADFVGQPSAGAADVAILNSWYPIPDGLAPTEAATLPMVVQTAVWTLELMGVDEGSTLLVHGAGGMVGYAAVQIALRRGARVIATAGPTFAQHLENFGAQVTGYGPGMPDRVRELTKDVDLVLDTPRPSPGTLPDLIALAGGDPTRVMTISNHDEARELGARVNVDELRPGLTPPADFLPEYAELAARNEFRLPVARTFPLDDWREAVDLSLSGNPRGKLVLIP, from the coding sequence ATGGCGGCCCGACAATCCCGCGTCCTCCGATTCCACGAACTCGGCGAGCCCACCGACGTCCTGCGGTTGGAGCAGGTCGAGATCCCGGATCCGTCGCCGGACCACGTCCGCGTCCGGGTGCTGGCCACCGGCCTCAACCCGGCCGACTGGGAGCTCTGTCGCGGCTTTATGCCCGGCCCCCTGCCCCGGGGAATCGGTTACGACGTGGCCGGCGTCGACGACACGACCGGAGAACGACTCTTCGGCACCGCCGACTTCGTCGGGCAGCCGAGCGCCGGCGCGGCCGACGTCGCGATCCTGAACTCCTGGTACCCGATCCCCGACGGCCTGGCCCCGACCGAGGCGGCGACGTTACCGATGGTCGTGCAGACCGCCGTCTGGACCCTCGAGCTCATGGGGGTCGACGAGGGCAGCACGCTGCTCGTCCACGGCGCCGGCGGAATGGTCGGCTACGCCGCCGTCCAGATCGCGCTGCGCCGGGGCGCACGCGTGATCGCCACCGCCGGCCCGACGTTCGCCCAGCACCTCGAGAACTTCGGCGCCCAGGTCACCGGGTACGGCCCAGGGATGCCCGACCGCGTCCGCGAACTGACGAAAGACGTCGACCTCGTCCTCGACACCCCCCGCCCGAGCCCCGGGACGCTCCCCGACCTCATCGCGCTGGCCGGCGGCGACCCCACCCGGGTCATGACGATCAGCAACCACGACGAGGCCCGCGAACTCGGCGCCCGCGTCAACGTCGACGAGCTCCGCCCCGGCCTCACCCCGCCCGCGGATTTCCTGCCGGAGTACGCCGAACTCGCCGCCCGGAACGAGTTCCGCCTCCCCGTCGCCAGGACGTTCCCGCTGGACGATTGGCGCGAAGCCGTCGATCTCAGCCTCTCCGGCAACCCGCGCGGAAAACTCGTCCTGATTCCATAG
- a CDS encoding SCO6745 family protein: MTTTPRRMFELLEPICLVTFFADECNEEMAALGHRTYWDGYFASRAAPLGRVPAEVVHAAFYNFAEGEAARHIPSAWETIPAEASVAARERGSAASVRRILGPELAGSPGLVRAADLTTKAATSAPTNGRMMYAGMRTLPIPSDPVARLWHSATVLREHRGDGHIAALLAAGIGGTESHVLAALDMEIYPAESFGRIHHLPKARLRAVMDGLRERGLIDADGRFTDAGRETKRRIEAVTDELAAPPYDGLTPAELDELIAVLEPITAKLTADRR, from the coding sequence ATGACCACCACCCCTCGCCGAATGTTCGAGTTGCTCGAGCCGATCTGCCTCGTCACGTTCTTCGCCGACGAGTGCAACGAGGAAATGGCCGCGCTCGGCCACCGCACCTACTGGGACGGCTACTTCGCGAGCCGGGCCGCGCCGCTGGGACGGGTCCCGGCCGAGGTCGTCCACGCGGCGTTCTACAACTTCGCCGAGGGGGAGGCCGCCCGGCACATCCCGAGCGCCTGGGAGACGATCCCGGCCGAGGCGTCGGTCGCCGCGCGCGAGCGGGGCAGTGCGGCCTCGGTCCGGCGGATCCTCGGCCCGGAGCTGGCCGGCTCCCCGGGCCTGGTCCGGGCGGCCGACCTGACCACCAAGGCGGCCACGAGCGCGCCCACGAACGGCCGGATGATGTACGCCGGGATGCGCACGCTCCCGATCCCCAGCGACCCGGTCGCCCGGCTCTGGCACTCCGCGACCGTGCTCCGCGAGCACCGCGGCGACGGGCACATCGCCGCCCTGCTCGCCGCGGGCATCGGCGGCACCGAATCGCACGTGCTCGCCGCGCTCGACATGGAGATCTATCCGGCCGAGTCCTTCGGCCGCATCCACCACCTGCCGAAGGCCCGGCTGCGGGCGGTGATGGACGGCCTGCGCGAGCGCGGCCTGATCGACGCCGACGGGCGGTTCACCGACGCCGGCCGCGAGACCAAGCGACGCATCGAGGCCGTCACCGACGAACTCGCCGCACCGCCCTACGACGGCCTCACCCCGGCCGAGCTCGACGAGCTGATCGCCGTCCTGGAACCGATCACCGCGAAACTGACCGCTGACCGGCGTTGA